Proteins encoded by one window of Mercenaria mercenaria strain notata chromosome 4, MADL_Memer_1, whole genome shotgun sequence:
- the LOC123551322 gene encoding uncharacterized protein LOC123551322 isoform X2, with the protein MKSKTEAENEIKDFGKEMETLLKSLEKESLKEIEEQFRQKKLQLEEEKKGAEDELDFLKHAEESLEKAEGNRAQQFVSLKAAQYIITQTEEISRSLRSTKEDAKISFAPDSAIRNFLLNCKTLGSVNHDVSTHFQQRTSMYAIKAIRELNIKMQSDASSCWVHGSCFTEDGALLMVDYYNNTLKRANNVTTSVLDHCNLPEHPYSVCCVSNHEAAVTLRNNTIQFVSLVGQMTPTRQIKLDHNCFSIAYKRDRLYITDNNKALYIHDMTGNLLQKVSQNITGNNLFQGSRHIAFSDTGNETFVTCLSAGLIVLDVNAKHTNTYTASELSDTTGVCSDGRGNLFMCGYSSSNVVQIGQDGNKIGEIVKSLNGLKSPQSLCFDHRTSTLVVTQSKSDIVKLFDLQ; encoded by the coding sequence ATGAAATCTAAAACAGAGGCTGAAAACGAGATAAAGGATTTCGGAAAAGAGATGGAAACGCTTTTAAAATCTCTCGAGAAAGAATCtttaaaagaaattgaagaaCAGTTCAGACAGAAAAAGCTACAATTAGAGGAGGAGAAAAAAGGAGCAGAAGATGAATTGGACTTTTTAAAACACGCTGAGGAGAGTCTGGAGAAAGCAGAAGGGAACAGAGCCCAACAATTTGTTTCCTTGAAAGCTGCACAGTATATAATTACTCAAACTGAAGAGATTTCTCGCTCACTACGATCAACAAAAGAAGATGCAAAGATATCGTTCGCTCCTGATTCAGCTATAcgtaattttttattaaattgtaagACACTTGGTTCAGTCAACCACGATGTTTCCACACATTTCCAACAAAGGACATCGATGTATGCAATTAAAGCAATAAGAGAAttgaatatcaaaatgcaaaGTGATGCGTCATCCTGTTGGGTACATGGTTCCTGCTTTACGGAAGATGGTGCACTGCTTATGGTTGACTACTACAACAACACACTAAAAAGAGCAAACAATGTCACAACTTCAGTACTGGATCACTGTAACCTACCTGAACACCCTTACAGTGTATGCTGCGTAAGTAACCACGAAGCAGCCGTCACTTTAAGAAACAACACTATTCAATTTGTCTCCCTTGTCGGTCAGATGACGCCTACACGTCAGATAAAGCTGGACCATAATTGCTTTAGTATCGCTTACAAAAGAGATAGATTATATATAACTGATAACAATAAGGCACTCTATATACACGATATGACAGGAAACCTACTGCAAAAAGTTTCACAAAACATTACCGGGAATAATCTGTTTCAAGGGAGTCGGCATATTGCTTTCAGTGATACTGGAAACGAAACGTTTGTAACGTGTCTGTCTGCAGGCCTTATAGTTCTTGATGTGAATGCAAAACATACGAACACGTATACTGCTTCAGAGTTGTCAGATACAACAGGAGTTTGTTCAGATGGAAGAGGCAATCTGTTTATGTGTGGATACAGTTCAAGTAATGTTGTCCAGATTGGACAAGATGGAAATAAAATTGGTGAAATAGTGAAATCATTAAATGGACTGAAAAGTCCTCAGTCATTGTGCTTTGACCACCGGACTTCAACTTTGGTTGTTACACAATCAAAAAGCGACATAGTGAAATTATTCGATTTACAATAA